In Laspinema palackyanum D2c, a single window of DNA contains:
- the groL gene encoding chaperonin GroEL (60 kDa chaperone family; promotes refolding of misfolded polypeptides especially under stressful conditions; forms two stacked rings of heptamers to form a barrel-shaped 14mer; ends can be capped by GroES; misfolded proteins enter the barrel where they are refolded when GroES binds), whose translation MAKRIIYNENARRALERGMDILAEAVAVTLGPKGRNVVLEKKFGAPQIVNDGVTIAKEIELEDHVENTGVALIRQAASKTNDTAGDGTTTATVLAHAMVKEGLRNVAAGANAIALKRGIDKATAFLVEKIAAHARQVEDTKSIAQVGTISAGNDEEVGNMIAEAMDKVGKEGVISLEEGKSMTTELEITEGMRFDKGYISPYFVTDTERMEAVFDEPFILITDKKINLVQDLVPVLEQVARAGRPLVIIAEDIEKEALATLVVNRLRGVLNVAAVKAPGFGDRRKAMLEDISVLTGGQLITEDAGLKLDNTKLDMLGKARRITITKDSTTIVAEGNEEAVKSRCEQIRRQMEESESSYDQEKLQERLAKLAGGVAVIKVGAATETEMKDRKLRLEDAINATKAAVEEGIVPGGGTTLAHLTPALEEWANGNLTGEALTGALIVARAIAAPLKRIAENAGQNGAVIAERVKEKEFNVGYNAATNEFVDMFEAGIVDPAKVTRSALQNAASIAGMVLTTECIVVDKPEPKEGAPAGAGMGGGDFDY comes from the coding sequence ATGGCTAAACGTATTATCTACAACGAAAACGCTCGTCGCGCTCTGGAACGAGGCATGGACATCCTGGCAGAAGCAGTTGCCGTCACCCTAGGACCCAAAGGCCGTAACGTGGTGCTAGAAAAGAAATTCGGCGCACCTCAGATCGTCAATGATGGGGTCACCATTGCCAAAGAAATCGAACTGGAGGACCACGTTGAGAATACCGGGGTAGCTCTGATTCGCCAAGCCGCTTCCAAAACCAACGATACCGCTGGGGATGGAACCACCACCGCAACGGTTTTGGCCCATGCAATGGTCAAAGAAGGACTCCGCAACGTCGCCGCTGGTGCGAATGCGATCGCCCTCAAACGCGGAATTGACAAAGCAACTGCATTCTTAGTCGAAAAGATTGCTGCTCATGCTCGTCAGGTCGAAGATACCAAATCCATCGCCCAAGTCGGAACCATCTCTGCCGGTAACGATGAAGAAGTCGGCAACATGATCGCCGAAGCAATGGATAAAGTCGGTAAAGAAGGTGTGATTTCCTTGGAAGAAGGGAAATCCATGACCACCGAACTGGAAATCACCGAAGGGATGCGCTTCGATAAGGGTTATATCTCCCCTTACTTCGTCACCGACACCGAGCGCATGGAAGCCGTGTTTGACGAGCCTTTCATCCTGATCACCGACAAGAAAATCAACCTCGTCCAAGATTTGGTGCCCGTGTTAGAGCAAGTTGCTCGTGCCGGTCGTCCTTTGGTGATTATTGCTGAAGATATCGAGAAAGAAGCTTTAGCAACCTTGGTGGTGAACCGCCTGCGGGGTGTGCTGAATGTGGCTGCTGTGAAAGCGCCTGGATTTGGCGATCGCCGTAAAGCGATGCTCGAAGATATCTCCGTGCTCACCGGCGGTCAACTGATCACCGAAGATGCCGGTCTGAAACTGGACAATACCAAGCTGGATATGCTCGGTAAAGCCCGCCGCATCACCATCACCAAAGACAGCACCACCATCGTTGCTGAAGGTAACGAAGAAGCCGTCAAGTCTCGCTGCGAGCAAATCCGTCGTCAGATGGAAGAAAGCGAATCTTCCTACGACCAAGAGAAGCTGCAAGAACGGTTAGCTAAACTCGCCGGTGGCGTTGCCGTCATCAAAGTGGGTGCTGCAACCGAAACCGAAATGAAGGACCGCAAACTGCGCTTAGAAGATGCCATCAACGCCACCAAAGCGGCAGTTGAAGAAGGTATCGTTCCTGGCGGTGGTACCACCTTGGCTCACCTCACCCCAGCTTTAGAAGAATGGGCCAATGGTAACTTAACCGGAGAAGCCTTAACCGGAGCTTTGATTGTCGCTCGTGCGATCGCTGCTCCCCTGAAGCGGATTGCTGAAAACGCCGGACAAAACGGTGCTGTTATTGCCGAACGTGTGAAAGAGAAAGAATTCAACGTCGGTTACAACGCTGCCACGAATGAATTTGTGGATATGTTTGAAGCCGGTATTGTTGACCCTGCCAAAGTGACTCGTTCTGCTCTGCAAAACGCAGCTTCCATCGCCGGAATGGTGTTAACCACCGAGTGTATTGTGGTTGACAAACCCGAACCCAAAGAAGGCGCTCCCGCAGGTGCCGGAATGGGCGGCGGTGACTTCGACTACTAA
- a CDS encoding type II toxin-antitoxin system VapC family toxin: MTQFVVDANVAIKWIIPEIHSEAALRLLNLDSILLIPDFFFPEIGNILWKRVRRGETTLENVLEDLDALMGLPLQVHPSFPLMSEALEIAVRIQQAVYDCVYLALAVRKECQMVTADKRFFNALQNDFLAAHLLWVEDLP, translated from the coding sequence GTGACCCAATTTGTTGTAGATGCTAACGTAGCCATCAAGTGGATAATACCTGAAATCCATTCCGAAGCAGCACTGCGGTTGCTGAATCTCGATTCCATTCTTCTGATTCCCGACTTTTTCTTTCCTGAAATTGGAAACATCCTTTGGAAGCGGGTTCGGCGTGGAGAAACAACTCTTGAAAATGTACTAGAGGATTTAGATGCTTTAATGGGATTGCCGTTACAGGTGCATCCATCTTTTCCGCTGATGTCAGAGGCTTTAGAAATTGCCGTGCGAATTCAGCAAGCGGTTTATGACTGCGTTTACTTAGCTTTGGCTGTTCGCAAGGAATGTCAAATGGTGACAGCAGATAAACGTTTTTTTAATGCACTTCAAAACGACTTTTTAGCTGCCCATCTGTTGTGGGTCGAGGATTTACCTTGA
- a CDS encoding FitA-like ribbon-helix-helix domain-containing protein produces MNQLIIENLDPKVIEKLQRLARQHDRTVEAEVKAILEAATEAEAAKQQAIAAQAWEKIDRARAKYAGRIFSDSAELLREDRTR; encoded by the coding sequence ATGAATCAGTTAATCATAGAAAATCTCGATCCAAAAGTGATAGAAAAGCTCCAACGTCTCGCACGACAACACGATCGCACTGTAGAAGCAGAAGTCAAAGCAATTTTAGAAGCGGCAACCGAAGCCGAAGCAGCCAAACAGCAGGCGATCGCAGCACAAGCCTGGGAAAAAATTGATCGCGCTAGAGCAAAATATGCAGGACGCATCTTTAGCGATAGTGCAGAACTTTTGCGAGAGGACCGAACCCGGTGA
- a CDS encoding leucine-rich repeat domain-containing protein has translation MTEEELLQIIQQAAEDKVTSLDLSNTQLSALPQEIGELSNLTELNLSYNYLRDLPQEIGQLSNLINLDLWSNQLSALHPEIGQLSNLTELGLAGNKLTALPQEIGQLSNLTELDLAGNKLTALPPEIGQLSNLTVLYLWRNQLSVLPPEIGQLSNLTVLDLADNQLTALPPEIGQLFNLTELDLADNQLSVLPPEIGQLSNLTELDLSSNPLISLPPEILNQGIGATLAYLREQLQSPQPQVQWISKLMVVGDGGVGKTSLLKVLRGESFNPQEFTTHGIDIRTLEFPHPREPDVTMQLNAWDFGEQEISHATHQFFLTNRSLFLLVWNAGDGYEQGKIYNWLDTLSSLAPESSILLVATHIDEQNSDLPFAQLQGQYPKIEGHYEIDSQTGQGLDNLYQSIVNTAAQLPLMGKRWPKTCLNAAHDIRSLSEQYITPQQLARRMTRRGVDPNQVASLAQYLHDIGKIVYFQDNPALSEIVILKPKWIAEQIGKVFSSEPVKQRQGILTRGEMNQLWEDIDSFIRPYFLRLLEHFDLAYPLRNEAEFLPEEVSLILEFVPLNPPPYQHQWDAILETENCHRLERKWQLDRLPAGLPTRLIADSHRFSTGIHWRNGALLADSKPEKHLGLFEAFPEKNALQLAVRGPMPIHFFTLLRDRLDIMLSRFSDLEAKCTIPCPGGPDKTCSHEFEEEYVKQCYATHQLTLECPECQENLSAIALLFGVEIPPPSNPPTVSSPTLSIPTFSGLSRFEELERQIDRGKTYIQSALTEVAQLHQEDLRKVAQLYQGEFIKIVRLKQQSIEAESPCVFVVHSPERGNWQNRIFGQQSELQLCCEAPGKWHPVDGAVYSLSGDNEWFHIMAPYIQQLAASWKYTVESQNNIAMEMQTLAEEFPPLNGWEATELLKSLGIGTEENFNPEQLQLAALRVLRQLLDEKDPHHHWGGLRKVLTPEGHYLWLCEHHAREYRR, from the coding sequence ATGACAGAGGAAGAACTGCTGCAAATTATCCAACAAGCTGCCGAGGACAAGGTAACATCCCTCGACCTTTCTAACACTCAACTGAGTGCGCTGCCGCAGGAAATTGGTGAACTCTCCAATCTGACCGAGCTAAACCTCAGCTACAATTACTTGAGAGATCTGCCGCAGGAAATTGGGCAACTCTCCAATCTGATCAACTTAGACCTCTGGAGTAATCAACTGAGTGCGCTGCACCCAGAAATAGGGCAACTCTCCAATCTCACAGAATTAGGTCTCGCGGGCAATAAACTGACTGCGTTGCCGCAGGAAATTGGGCAACTCTCCAATCTGACAGAATTAGACCTCGCGGGCAATAAACTGACTGCGCTGCCCCCGGAAATAGGGCAACTCTCCAATCTAACAGTGCTATACCTCTGGCGAAATCAACTGAGTGTGCTGCCCCCGGAAATAGGGCAACTCTCCAATCTGACCGTGCTAGACCTCGCGGACAATCAACTGACTGCGTTGCCTCCAGAAATAGGGCAACTCTTCAATCTGACAGAATTAGACCTCGCGGACAATCAACTGAGTGTGCTGCCCCCAGAAATAGGGCAACTTTCCAATCTGACAGAATTAGACCTCAGTAGCAATCCCCTCATCTCACTACCACCCGAAATCTTAAACCAAGGCATCGGTGCCACCTTAGCCTACCTGCGCGAACAACTCCAGAGCCCACAACCCCAAGTCCAATGGATATCCAAACTCATGGTTGTGGGTGATGGGGGAGTGGGCAAAACTTCTTTATTAAAGGTCCTGCGGGGGGAATCCTTCAACCCCCAGGAATTCACTACTCATGGCATCGATATCCGCACCTTGGAATTCCCCCATCCCAGGGAACCCGACGTCACGATGCAACTGAACGCATGGGACTTTGGCGAACAGGAAATCTCTCATGCCACCCATCAATTTTTCCTCACCAACCGCTCTTTGTTCCTCCTCGTCTGGAATGCTGGTGATGGCTACGAACAGGGTAAAATCTATAATTGGCTTGATACCCTCTCCTCCCTTGCGCCCGAGTCTTCGATTCTCCTGGTTGCCACCCACATCGACGAACAAAATTCTGATCTTCCCTTCGCCCAACTCCAGGGCCAATATCCCAAAATTGAGGGACATTACGAAATTGACAGCCAAACCGGACAAGGGCTGGACAATCTGTATCAGAGTATCGTCAACACTGCTGCCCAATTGCCGTTAATGGGCAAACGTTGGCCGAAAACTTGCCTCAATGCGGCTCATGATATCCGTTCCCTCTCGGAACAATATATCACGCCACAACAATTGGCAAGGCGGATGACAAGGCGAGGGGTTGACCCGAATCAGGTAGCCAGTCTGGCACAATATCTCCACGACATTGGCAAAATTGTCTATTTCCAAGATAATCCCGCACTCAGCGAAATTGTTATACTCAAACCCAAATGGATCGCGGAACAGATCGGCAAAGTTTTCAGCAGTGAACCCGTCAAACAGCGTCAGGGTATTCTCACTCGCGGGGAAATGAACCAACTTTGGGAAGATATCGACTCTTTCATCCGCCCGTATTTCCTCCGCTTGCTGGAGCATTTTGACCTGGCGTATCCCCTTCGCAACGAGGCAGAATTTCTTCCCGAAGAGGTCAGCTTAATCCTGGAGTTTGTCCCACTGAATCCGCCACCCTATCAACATCAATGGGATGCCATTCTCGAAACCGAAAATTGTCATCGTCTGGAGAGGAAATGGCAACTCGATCGCCTTCCTGCCGGACTTCCCACTAGGTTGATTGCTGATTCTCATCGCTTCTCCACCGGCATCCACTGGCGCAACGGGGCCTTACTCGCCGACAGCAAACCGGAAAAACATTTAGGGTTATTTGAGGCATTTCCAGAAAAAAATGCTCTACAATTAGCCGTGCGCGGTCCCATGCCGATTCACTTCTTTACCTTGCTGCGCGATCGCCTTGATATCATGCTTTCCCGATTTAGCGATTTAGAGGCAAAATGCACCATTCCTTGTCCCGGTGGACCGGATAAAACCTGTTCCCACGAATTTGAAGAGGAATATGTCAAACAATGTTATGCCACCCATCAACTCACCCTCGAATGTCCAGAATGCCAGGAAAATCTCTCGGCGATCGCACTCTTATTTGGTGTAGAAATTCCACCCCCATCTAACCCCCCAACTGTATCGAGTCCAACCTTATCAATTCCAACCTTCTCGGGTTTGTCACGGTTTGAAGAACTGGAACGACAGATTGACAGGGGAAAAACCTATATCCAGTCAGCTTTGACAGAAGTCGCACAACTCCATCAAGAAGACTTGAGGAAAGTTGCACAACTCTATCAAGGGGAATTTATTAAAATTGTTCGCCTCAAACAACAGAGTATCGAGGCAGAATCCCCCTGTGTATTTGTAGTGCATTCACCCGAACGAGGCAACTGGCAAAATAGGATTTTCGGGCAACAATCTGAATTGCAACTGTGCTGCGAAGCACCTGGAAAATGGCATCCTGTTGATGGTGCTGTGTATTCCCTGTCAGGGGATAACGAATGGTTTCACATCATGGCCCCCTATATTCAACAGTTGGCTGCAAGTTGGAAATATACTGTTGAATCGCAAAACAATATAGCGATGGAAATGCAAACTCTCGCGGAAGAATTTCCTCCCCTTAACGGTTGGGAAGCGACAGAATTGTTAAAGTCTTTGGGGATAGGAACCGAGGAAAATTTCAATCCAGAACAGCTACAGCTTGCTGCACTACGAGTATTGCGGCAACTTTTGGACGAAAAAGACCCGCATCACCATTGGGGCGGCTTGCGGAAGGTTTTGACGCCGGAGGGACATTATTTGTGGTTGTGCGAACATCATGCAAGAGAGTATCGGAGGTAA
- a CDS encoding pentapeptide repeat-containing protein, producing MNTNELLERYAAGERSFKDVNLNGANLERANLAGCDFSGAYFVGANLSRAVLTGANLHLAFLHRADLSFAKLNEVRLTHADLTKANLKGAYLVKSILTAARLSGAILSGVNLRLANLGGVNFCGADLRGINLRSANLVNANLNWANLSGARLSGALLRGASLSGVNLTQAYLNGVDLNSVQLEGVNLSGAKLSGANLSLANLSATNLSSAQMRVSFLFRANLHAASLNGANLTRSDLCEANLSKADLSHANLQNADLTGALLVQSNLFQANLAEVSLQGACLCGSNFNVAELRGANLSEADLRGAYFEPSHWEGMSLPDTREMQDDRIYE from the coding sequence ATGAATACTAATGAACTCCTCGAACGGTATGCAGCAGGAGAGAGATCGTTTAAAGATGTTAATTTAAACGGAGCCAACCTGGAACGAGCTAACCTAGCCGGATGCGATTTTTCTGGGGCTTATTTTGTTGGAGCCAACTTGTCTCGGGCCGTCTTGACTGGGGCCAATTTACACCTAGCTTTTTTACATCGCGCTGACCTAAGTTTTGCTAAATTAAATGAAGTGCGACTGACTCATGCAGATTTAACCAAAGCCAACTTAAAAGGTGCATATCTGGTTAAGTCTATTCTCACCGCTGCGCGACTGAGTGGGGCAATCCTCTCCGGAGTGAATTTGCGGTTAGCGAATTTAGGCGGTGTGAACTTTTGCGGGGCGGATTTGCGAGGGATTAATTTGCGATCGGCTAACTTAGTCAATGCTAACCTGAATTGGGCCAACCTCAGCGGTGCTAGATTGAGCGGCGCATTGTTGCGGGGAGCATCCTTAAGCGGAGTTAATCTCACACAAGCTTATCTGAATGGGGTAGACCTCAATAGTGTCCAGTTGGAAGGAGTCAACCTCAGTGGGGCAAAACTCAGCGGTGCCAATCTCTCCTTAGCCAATTTAAGCGCTACGAACCTCAGTTCAGCCCAGATGCGGGTCTCATTTTTGTTTCGGGCCAACCTTCACGCTGCCTCATTGAATGGCGCGAACTTGACTCGAAGTGATTTATGTGAGGCAAATTTGAGTAAAGCAGATTTATCCCATGCCAACCTCCAAAATGCAGATTTGACCGGAGCGCTTTTGGTACAATCCAATTTGTTCCAAGCGAATTTAGCAGAAGTGAGCTTGCAAGGCGCTTGTTTATGTGGTTCAAATTTTAATGTAGCCGAATTGCGAGGAGCTAATTTAAGTGAGGCAGATTTGCGAGGCGCATATTTTGAACCCTCACATTGGGAGGGGATGTCCCTGCCGGATACTCGCGAGATGCAAGATGACCGAATTTACGAGTAG
- a CDS encoding pentapeptide repeat-containing protein, whose translation MDGYELLKRYTAGDRDFRGWNLNLANLIGATLQQVNLFGANLIDASLARANLSRSLMMEVQLSGAFLYAADLTFVKLKGSRLIEADLTKANLQGAQLANTDLTGAKLSGAILKWVNFYRSNLMGVNLSGANLNGINFRGANLTQANLNWSNLSGARLSGACLKGALLNGVKLTGAFLNGLNLEGINFSGLELNEAKLSGANLRDSNFMGADLRDSQMRFTDFEGGNLKQANLHGSILKGGHFSRANLMKTDLMEADLRNADLRDANLNLAKLTGADLTNANLEGAYLWGADLDGACLRGANLRGASLRDAALVGADLQDADFTGAVMPDGSLHS comes from the coding sequence ATGGATGGGTATGAATTACTAAAACGCTACACTGCGGGCGATCGGGATTTTCGCGGGTGGAATCTCAATTTAGCCAACTTAATTGGCGCAACCCTGCAACAGGTAAACCTTTTCGGGGCAAATCTCATTGACGCATCCTTGGCGCGGGCTAATTTAAGTCGCTCCTTAATGATGGAAGTCCAACTATCCGGTGCATTTCTCTACGCCGCTGATTTAACCTTCGTTAAACTCAAAGGCAGCCGACTGATTGAGGCAGATTTAACCAAAGCGAATCTCCAAGGTGCTCAGTTAGCCAATACCGATTTAACCGGGGCCAAACTCAGTGGGGCAATTCTCAAATGGGTCAATTTTTATCGTTCCAATTTAATGGGAGTTAACCTTTCAGGTGCTAACCTCAATGGAATTAACTTCCGAGGGGCAAATCTGACTCAGGCTAACTTGAATTGGAGCAACCTCAGTGGGGCGAGACTCAGCGGCGCTTGTCTCAAAGGCGCACTCTTAAACGGAGTGAAACTCACTGGAGCATTTTTAAATGGCCTCAATTTAGAAGGAATTAATTTTAGCGGACTCGAACTCAACGAGGCTAAATTAAGCGGAGCAAACCTGCGCGATTCTAACTTTATGGGAGCAGATTTGCGCGATTCTCAAATGCGATTTACCGACTTTGAAGGCGGGAATCTCAAGCAAGCCAATCTACATGGCAGTATTCTTAAAGGAGGCCATTTCAGTCGGGCTAATTTAATGAAAACGGACCTAATGGAAGCGGACTTGCGGAATGCTGATCTCCGGGATGCTAACCTCAATTTAGCCAAATTAACCGGCGCAGATCTGACTAATGCTAACTTAGAAGGGGCCTATTTATGGGGGGCTGACCTCGATGGTGCTTGCTTACGCGGTGCCAATCTCCGGGGAGCCAGTCTGCGGGATGCGGCCCTAGTGGGTGCAGATTTGCAGGATGCGGATTTCACGGGTGCAGTGATGCCCGATGGGAGCCTGCATTCCTAA
- a CDS encoding CP12 domain-containing protein yields MMKAQDIMTKEVVSIRGSATVAEAVKLMKEKGLRALVVSRRHDEDAYGIVTETDIVYKVAAFGHDPKQMRVYEIMTKPCIVVNPDLGVEYVARLFANTGIRRAPVIKGDLLGIISVSDILMKGDFVEKPKAKLFESELEKAVQEARAICAEKGPTSKECAAAWDAVEELQAEASHQRAMKPVKSAFEEYCEENPEADEARVYDV; encoded by the coding sequence ATGATGAAAGCTCAAGATATCATGACCAAAGAGGTGGTGAGCATTCGCGGCTCCGCCACTGTTGCAGAAGCCGTTAAGCTCATGAAAGAAAAGGGCTTGCGTGCTTTAGTCGTATCCCGTCGCCATGATGAAGATGCCTATGGCATTGTGACCGAAACGGACATCGTTTACAAAGTAGCAGCGTTTGGACATGACCCGAAGCAGATGCGGGTGTATGAAATTATGACCAAACCCTGTATCGTCGTCAATCCAGACCTCGGTGTAGAATATGTGGCGCGGTTATTTGCCAATACCGGCATCCGTCGTGCTCCGGTTATCAAAGGAGACTTGCTCGGAATTATTTCCGTGAGCGATATTCTCATGAAGGGTGATTTCGTCGAGAAACCGAAAGCTAAACTGTTCGAGAGTGAACTGGAAAAAGCAGTTCAGGAAGCCCGCGCCATCTGTGCAGAAAAAGGCCCAACTTCTAAAGAATGTGCGGCAGCTTGGGATGCAGTGGAAGAACTGCAAGCGGAAGCGTCTCATCAACGGGCGATGAAACCCGTTAAGAGTGCTTTTGAGGAATACTGCGAAGAAAACCCCGAGGCAGATGAAGCCCGGGTGTATGACGTTTAA
- a CDS encoding pentapeptide repeat-containing protein, with product MDVNELLERYATGERDFRNLNLIGANLSGLDLSEVTFRDADLRQANLTATKLTGANLREANLMGVNLHQANLREANLINANLSRADLSEADLSLANISRAIVERANLQKAKMFQALASETRLGWANLKEATLNQANLSRANLSEADLSGANLEGANLTIAILIQAIMEKVNLTNATLNGANLTGVNLRYSDLSRANMSGSNLAGADLTKSQLRGTNVSWTTMRGTNLEGASLYRANLGWSNLTGANLTNAILMDTNLYRTNLRDVNFTGAIMPDGLTHQ from the coding sequence ATGGATGTAAATGAATTACTAGAGCGATATGCAACTGGAGAACGAGATTTTCGGAACCTCAACTTGATTGGTGCCAACTTATCCGGATTGGACTTAAGTGAAGTTACTTTTCGCGATGCTGACCTGCGTCAGGCCAACCTGACCGCTACTAAACTCACGGGGGCCAACCTCCGAGAAGCTAATCTCATGGGAGTAAACCTTCATCAAGCCAACCTGCGAGAAGCCAATCTGATTAATGCGAACTTAAGTAGAGCGGACTTAAGTGAAGCAGACTTAAGTTTGGCAAATATTAGCCGAGCTATTGTAGAACGAGCCAATTTACAGAAGGCCAAAATGTTCCAGGCTCTTGCCAGCGAGACGCGGCTGGGTTGGGCGAATCTCAAAGAAGCAACCTTGAATCAGGCCAATCTCAGTCGAGCGAACTTAAGTGAAGCCGACTTGAGCGGGGCGAATTTAGAAGGGGCCAACCTGACGATCGCCATTCTGATTCAAGCGATTATGGAAAAGGTGAATCTGACCAATGCCACCTTAAATGGAGCCAACTTAACCGGCGTCAATCTCCGATATTCTGACTTGAGTCGGGCCAATATGAGTGGATCCAATCTAGCCGGAGCAGACTTAACGAAAAGCCAACTCCGGGGAACCAACGTCAGTTGGACCACCATGCGCGGGACGAATTTAGAAGGGGCCAGTCTGTATCGAGCCAACTTGGGTTGGTCCAACCTCACGGGAGCCAACCTTACCAATGCAATTTTAATGGACACGAATCTGTATCGGACGAACCTCCGGGATGTCAACTTTACGGGAGCCATTATGCCCGATGGGTTGACCCACCAATAG
- the ilvD gene encoding dihydroxy-acid dehydratase, whose translation MPENLRSQAVTQGHARSPNRAMLRAVGFSDPDFIKPIVGVANGFSTITPCNMGLDILAKRAESGVRDAGGMPQIFGTITISDGISMGTEGMKYSLVSREVIADSIETVCNGQSLDGVLAIGGCDKNMPGAMLAIARMNIPSIFVYGGTIKPGHLDGKDLTVVSAFEAVGEYSAGKIDEEQLLEVERHACPGAGSCGGMYTANTMSSAFEAMGMSLMYSSTMAAEDAEKADSTQKSAQVLVEAIRKQILPSQIITRKALENAISVIMAVGGSTNSVLHFLAIARAMGVPLTLDDFETIRGRVPVLCDLKPSGRYVATDLHKAGGIPQVMKMLLVHDLLHGDALTITGQTIAELLVDIPAEPPTGQDVIRPWDNPMYRQGHLAILKGNLASEGAVAKISGVKMPMIEGPARVFDSEEECLKAILDGKIGAGDVVVVRYEGPKGGPGMREMLAPTSAIIGAGLGDKVGLITDGRFSGGTYGLVVGHVAPEAAVGGAIALVEEGDTITIDARDRKLQLNISDEELARRRANWQPRPPRYTKGVLAKYAKLVSSSSLGAVTDLDL comes from the coding sequence ATGCCTGAGAACCTTAGAAGTCAAGCCGTCACCCAAGGACACGCGCGATCGCCCAACCGAGCTATGTTGCGGGCGGTTGGTTTTTCTGACCCCGATTTCATCAAACCCATTGTCGGTGTTGCCAATGGATTCAGCACCATTACTCCCTGCAATATGGGGCTGGATATCCTGGCAAAGCGGGCAGAGAGTGGGGTCCGTGACGCCGGAGGAATGCCTCAAATTTTTGGCACGATTACGATTAGTGATGGCATCTCGATGGGAACCGAAGGGATGAAATATTCCCTGGTATCCCGCGAAGTGATTGCGGACTCCATTGAAACCGTTTGTAATGGTCAGAGTCTGGATGGGGTCCTGGCCATTGGTGGATGCGATAAAAATATGCCCGGGGCCATGTTGGCGATCGCCCGCATGAATATTCCCTCGATTTTTGTCTATGGCGGTACCATCAAACCTGGACATTTGGACGGCAAAGACCTCACCGTAGTGAGTGCGTTTGAGGCCGTCGGGGAATACAGCGCCGGTAAAATTGACGAAGAGCAACTGCTAGAGGTCGAACGCCATGCCTGCCCCGGTGCCGGGTCCTGTGGGGGGATGTACACCGCGAATACCATGTCTTCGGCCTTTGAAGCAATGGGGATGAGCTTGATGTACTCCTCGACAATGGCCGCAGAAGATGCAGAAAAGGCCGACAGTACGCAAAAATCGGCTCAAGTCTTAGTGGAAGCGATTCGCAAGCAAATTTTGCCGAGTCAAATCATCACCCGCAAGGCGTTGGAAAATGCCATTTCGGTGATTATGGCCGTAGGGGGTTCCACGAATTCCGTGCTGCATTTCCTGGCGATCGCCCGGGCGATGGGAGTCCCCCTCACCCTGGATGATTTTGAAACCATTCGCGGGAGAGTCCCGGTGCTCTGTGACCTCAAACCCAGTGGGCGCTATGTGGCCACCGACCTTCACAAAGCAGGCGGGATTCCCCAGGTGATGAAAATGCTCCTGGTCCATGATTTGCTACATGGTGATGCGCTGACAATTACCGGCCAAACCATTGCTGAATTGTTGGTGGATATTCCCGCAGAACCCCCTACAGGACAGGATGTGATTCGTCCCTGGGATAACCCGATGTATCGTCAGGGTCACTTGGCGATTCTGAAAGGTAATCTCGCCTCTGAAGGCGCTGTGGCTAAAATTAGCGGGGTGAAAATGCCGATGATTGAGGGTCCGGCCCGGGTGTTTGATTCCGAGGAGGAATGCCTCAAAGCGATTTTGGATGGCAAGATTGGTGCGGGTGATGTGGTAGTGGTCCGCTATGAAGGTCCGAAAGGGGGACCGGGAATGCGGGAAATGCTGGCCCCGACTTCGGCCATTATTGGGGCCGGTTTAGGGGACAAGGTGGGATTAATCACCGATGGTCGTTTCTCCGGAGGGACTTACGGTCTGGTGGTCGGTCATGTGGCCCCGGAAGCTGCCGTCGGTGGGGCGATCGCCTTAGTAGAGGAAGGGGATACGATTACCATTGATGCGCGCGATCGCAAGTTGCAGTTGAATATATCCGATGAGGAATTGGCCCGTCGTCGTGCTAACTGGCAACCTCGTCCCCCCCGTTATACAAAAGGGGTCTTGGCGAAATATGCTAAGTTAGTTTCCTCTAGCAGTCTCGGTGCGGTTACAGATTTAGATTTGTAA